Proteins encoded within one genomic window of Ranitomeya variabilis isolate aRanVar5 chromosome 4, aRanVar5.hap1, whole genome shotgun sequence:
- the LOC143768619 gene encoding galactoside alpha-(1,2)-fucosyltransferase 2-like: MQPTMRASLPRIFVILVILITVTISYFHRANRRHTTTRTTNNTVMWTVHPSARLGNKMGQYAVLYALAKLNGHQAYVLPKMQSELGNIFKISMPVIPQEVADSIIWKKYTLKDWMSPEYLNISGQYVKLFGSPCSWTFYHHIREEILREFTFHERIKKEANSFLEKVKGSKTNVTYVGVHVRRGDYVEVMPKKRRGVVADKNYLQQAMDYFRRKYHNPVFLVTSNGMDWCKKNIDHSLGDVHFAGDGQEGSPARDFALLAHCNHTIMTIGTFGYWAAYLVGGETIYLTNFTLPDSPYLNIFKYSAAFLPEWIGIPADLSTLLEKE; the protein is encoded by the coding sequence ATGCAACCCACCATGAGAGCCTCTTTGCCAAGAATATTTGTCATTTTGGTGATTCTGATCACAGTGACTATCTCATACTTCCATCGTGCCAACAGAAGACATACAACGACCAGAACAACAAATAATACAGTGATGTGGACTGTGCATCCCAGCGCACGTTTAGGAAACAAGATGGGACAATATGCTGTCCTTTACGCCTTGGCCAAGCTTAATGGTCATCAAGCCTATGTTTTACCCAAAATGCAAAGCGAGCTTGGGAATATTTTTAAGATATCAATGCCTGTTATCCCTCAggaagttgctgactccatcataTGGAAGAAATACACTCTAAAGGATTGGATGTCCCCAGAATATCTAAACATCTCTGGACAATACGTGAAACTTTTCGGGTCACCATGTTCATGGACCTTCTATCATCACATAAGAGAAGAGATTCTGCGAGAGTTCACTTTCCACGAACGTATCAAAAAGGAGGCTAATTCATTCTTAGAAAAAGTGAAAGGGTCTAAGACTAACGTGACTTATGTTGGGGTTCATGTTCGTAGAGGAGATTATGTAGAGGTGATGCCCAAGAAAAGGAGAGGAGTAGTGGCGGACAAAAATTACCTCCAACAAGCCATGGACTATTTTAGACGAAAGTATCACAACCCTGTCTTTCTGGTGACCAGTAATGGGATGGACTGGTGTAAGAAAAACATTGATCATTCACTAGGTGATGTCCACTTTGCTGGAGATGGTCAAGAAGGGTCTCCTGCCCGTGATTTTGCCCTCTTGGCTCATTGTAACCACACCATCATGACCATTGGGACATTTGGATACTGGGCTGCATATTTGGTTGGGGGTGAAACAATTTACCTAACAAACTTCACATTACCAGATTCTCCTTATCTAAATATTTTTAAGTATTCTGCTGCTTTTCTTCCAGAATGGATTGGTATTCCCGCAGATCTCTCTACACTTTTGGAAAAAGAATAA